The following coding sequences lie in one Blastopirellula retiformator genomic window:
- a CDS encoding DUF1559 domain-containing protein: MSKSPRYARSPRGFTLVELLVVIAIIGVLIALLLPAVQQAREAARRMSCSNNLKQIGLAMHNQHDTYGQLPNSRKDVYQTWLVDILPQIEQTNLYEQWDLTKTYYHADNQLARETSVEAYFCPSRRDGKTLLSVGDERDGDTSVVVNGALADYAGNAGTNGADYWTSSNFNGIFYRLQGEPTSQGNQKGLAFRDITDGLSNTFLVGEKHVDQDNFGKTTAGDGGAYNGDHGNSTRKAGSGYGLARSIRDNSGAIFGSYHPGICQFVFADGSVHNIPVTIDLTTLGNLAARNDGQVIDLD; this comes from the coding sequence ATGTCCAAGTCCCCCCGTTATGCCCGATCTCCCCGCGGGTTTACTCTGGTCGAACTGCTGGTCGTCATTGCGATCATCGGCGTTTTGATCGCGCTATTGCTCCCCGCGGTCCAGCAAGCTCGCGAAGCGGCCCGTCGCATGAGCTGCTCAAACAATTTGAAGCAGATCGGCCTGGCGATGCACAACCAGCACGATACGTACGGGCAACTGCCAAACAGCCGGAAAGACGTTTATCAGACTTGGCTGGTCGACATTCTGCCGCAGATTGAACAGACCAATCTGTACGAACAGTGGGACCTGACCAAGACCTACTACCACGCTGACAACCAACTGGCCCGCGAGACATCCGTCGAAGCTTATTTCTGCCCCTCGCGACGAGATGGAAAGACCCTGCTGAGCGTTGGCGACGAAAGGGATGGCGATACCAGCGTGGTCGTCAACGGTGCACTGGCTGACTACGCCGGCAATGCAGGAACCAACGGCGCCGACTATTGGACCAGCTCCAACTTCAACGGCATTTTCTATCGTCTCCAGGGCGAGCCAACTTCTCAAGGAAACCAGAAGGGCCTCGCCTTCCGCGATATTACCGATGGCTTGAGCAATACCTTCCTGGTGGGCGAAAAGCACGTCGATCAAGACAACTTCGGCAAAACGACCGCCGGCGATGGCGGCGCCTACAACGGCGACCATGGCAACTCAACCCGCAAGGCAGGTTCCGGCTATGGTCTGGCCCGCTCGATCCGCGACAACAGCGGCGCGATCTTCGGCAGTTACCACCCCGGAATTTGCCAATTCGTGTTCGCCGACGGCAGCGTCCACAACATCCCGGTCACGATTGACCTGACCACGCTGGGCAACCTGGCCGCTCGCAACGACGGCCAGGTCATCGATCTCGACTAA
- a CDS encoding DUF1559 family PulG-like putative transporter yields the protein MAFRDITDGPCNTLLVGEKHVDVDQWGVGGSTYADGGAYNGDGFNSMRFAGPGKTLARIIFDNSINIFGSHHPGVCQFVLCDGSVKAIPVTVNAATLGWLAARADGEVVSLDQ from the coding sequence ATCGCCTTTCGCGACATCACCGACGGGCCATGCAACACGTTGCTGGTCGGCGAAAAACATGTCGATGTCGATCAGTGGGGAGTCGGGGGCTCGACCTATGCCGACGGCGGCGCCTACAACGGCGACGGTTTCAACTCGATGCGATTTGCCGGCCCAGGCAAGACGCTTGCCCGCATCATCTTCGACAACTCGATCAACATCTTCGGCAGCCACCACCCCGGAGTTTGCCAGTTCGTACTGTGTGACGGAAGCGTGAAAGCGATTCCAGTCACGGTCAATGCGGCGACGCTCGGCTGGCTGGCGGCCCGTGCTGACGGCGAAGTGGTCAGTCTCGACCAGTAA